One window from the genome of Cucumis melo cultivar AY chromosome 10, USDA_Cmelo_AY_1.0, whole genome shotgun sequence encodes:
- the LOC103491911 gene encoding MLP-like protein 328, whose product MTLAGKLVSEVEINTPPHRFYKLFKEQIASIPNISPNLIQNVQIHDGDWSKHGHGSIKLWNYTIDNRAEVVKERVEFDDKKLVIRVVGLEGDVFEHYKTFIGTYQVIPKGPNRSGIIFTLEYEKLRDGPPYPQKYHEAMNSLAKDIEAHLK is encoded by the exons ATGACTCTGGCTGGGAAGCTGGTGAGTGAAGTAGAAATAAACACACCTCCCCATAGATTTTACAAACTCTTTAAAGAACAAATTGCTAGCATTCCAAATATTTCTCCAAACTTAATTCAAAATGTTCAAATTCATGATGGGGATTGGAGCAAACATGGTCATGGTTCCATCAAGCTTTGGAACTATACTATTG aTAATAGGGCTGAAGTTGTCAAAGAACGAGTTGAATTTGATGACAAAAAACTTGTGATAAGAGTAGTTGGATTGGAAGGAGACGTGTTTGAGCATTACAAAACCTTCATTGGAACGTACCAAGTTATCCCAAAAGGACCGAATCGTAGCGGAATAATTTTTACCTTGGAATATGAGAAACTTCGTGATGGTCCTCCTTACCCTCAGAAGTACCATGAGGCTATGAATAGTCTTGCTAAGGACATTGAAGCTCACCTGAAGTAA
- the LOC127151232 gene encoding uncharacterized protein LOC127151232, with protein sequence MLHLKHHCKRSFRILHSSFLTGINKPDCIVWNHIFDTHLVTPDNKKAEWTDPTAHLSIWTEKDVEYYFNTAVGDYNDIPGWGDVNYVITCINIKEHWLAIAADMRKCRIYVFDSMPNYVEQKLVDEALQMPARCIASLAIAIGVNLHSDRFTYGPWPIRRSKATLQKGRSLDCGIFCTKFVECLVTASDLGCLTVPNMKLFRQQYVLELWANKYFC encoded by the exons atgttgcatctcaagcaccattgcaagcgttcttttagaatattacattcctcttttctg actggaatcaataaaccagactgcattgtttggaaccacatttttgatactcatctggtgacaccagataataagaaagctgaatggacagacccaacagcacacctaagtatatggacagaaaaagatgtcgaatactatttcaacactgctgttggtgattacaacgacataccagggtggggagatgtcaactacgtgattacctgcatcaacataaaagaacactggttggctattgcagctgatatgagaaaatgcaggatctacgtgttcgactcaatgccaaattatgttgagcagaaacttgttgatgaagctcttcaaatgcctgcacgatgcattgcctcactcgcgattgcaattggagtcaacctccattcagatcgtttcacatatggcccttggccaatacgcagatcgaaggccacattacagaaagggcgttcattggattgtggaattttctgtaccaaatttgttgaatgccttgtaactgctagtgaccttggttgtctaactgtgccaaacatgaaactgtttagacaacaatatgtgctggaactttgggccaataaatacttttgttaa